From a region of the Sebastes umbrosus isolate fSebUmb1 chromosome 10, fSebUmb1.pri, whole genome shotgun sequence genome:
- the LOC119495386 gene encoding zinc finger protein 180-like yields the protein MSGSQLLRLLLNERLAAAAEEIWGLVEKSISEYQDEAVRSKREVLQLRQQIEQLTVLKPEVILFRAETQLVSEELPPSLQQYDIEVEEIPVEHLQVKEEEVDWCIDPDMEADTSNDAEVRHPKPEPDTNCELLSSYTAETVSVNESVNDKWNEGDGSSSPRRGHSVEVCVELEEPPREEKSCRFCGLNFTRDSHLIRHVDRNHKGHKAFKCLECNKEFEQRYQLVLHTRVHTGEKPFRCDYCGKTFSQNSSRIVHMRVHTGEKPYFCKKCGKRFASSNHLKLCTGTQNKSTNKSFRCTTCGRCFHTDSNLKVHMEAHESWRQHVSEKQHVSEKLQEQEMEVKQT from the exons ATGTCTGGGTCTCAGCTGCTCAGACTGCTGCTCAACGAGCGACTAGCAGCGGCTGCAGAGGAGATCTGGGGACTCGTTGAGAAGTCGATATCAGAGTATCAGGATGAAGCTGTCCGCTCCAAGAGAGAAGTCCTCCAGCTGAGACAGCAGATCGAGCAGCTGACCGTCTTAAAGCCTGAAGTCATCTTATTCAGAGCAG AAACCCAGCTGGTCTCTGAGGAACTGCCTCCTTCATTGCAGCAATATGACATTGAGGTGGAAGAGATTCCCGTTGAGCACCTACAGgtcaaagaggaggaggtggattgGTGCATCGATCCAGACATGGAGGCTGATACTTCCAACGATGCTGAAGTCAGACATCCTAAACCAGAACCAGACACTAACTGTGAGCTGCTCTCATCTTACACGGCTGAAACTGTGAGTGTAAACGAAAGCGTCAACGACAAATGGAATGAAGGAGATGGTTCATCGTCGCCTCGTCGGGGTCATAGCGTTGAAGTCTGTGTGGAACTGGAGGAGCCTCCCAGGGAAGAAAAGTCTTGCCGTTTTTGTGGTTTAAATTTTACGAGGGACTCTCATCTTATAAGGCATGTAGACAGGAATCACAAAGGGCACAAAGCCTTTAAATGCCTGGAGTGCAACAAGGAGTTTGAACAAAGGTACCAGCTGGTTCTGCATACAAGAGTTCACACCGGTGAAAAACCCTTCCGTTGTGATTACTGTGGCAAAACATTCAGTCAGAACTCAAGTCGTATTGTTCACATGAGGGTGCATACTGGAGAGAAACCATATTTCTGCAAGAAATGCGGCAAGAGGTTTGCCAGTAGCAATCATCTTAAATTGTGCACAGGGACtcaaaacaaaagcacaaacaAGTCTTTTCGCTGCACAACATGTGGCAGATGCTTTCACACGGATTCAAACCTGAAGGTGCATATGGAGGCTCACGAGTCATGGAGACAACACGTCAGTGAGAAACAACACGTCAGTGAGAAACTGCAGGAACAGGAGATGGAAGTGAAACAAACTTAA
- the LOC119495382 gene encoding zinc finger protein 271-like isoform X1: MSGSQHLRLLLNERLAAAAEEIWGLVERSISESISESISEYQDEAVRSKREVLQLRQQIEQLTVLKPEVILFRADSQPVSEELPPSLQQYDIKVEEIPVLEIQVHPQVKEEPIQVHPQVKEEPVDRLIVTVMETETSNDADAKTEINHLKQQIDQLAVFAAVTPFRADTQLVSAETLPSQQPDQLPNVEDNKTHDCQQVKVEQVDRCIGPDMEADTSNHAKVRHPKSEPATNWELLPSSTAETVSVNESVDDKWNESDGSSSPRRSHSVEVEQPQREEVSCRFCGKSFDNESSLVKHVGKSHKGHKALKCLECHKEFDKRYQVVQHTRIHTGEKPFSCDNCGKTFSQNSNRLAHMRKYAVGTPSFCGKSFATINDLRSFKVQNECEITPEQGNIDEDDKEEKAFKCFERSKEFKHNHQFVEHVRVHTGEKPFSCDFCGKTFTRNFNRIAHMRMHTGEKPYFCNKCGKSYTRRGHFKTCKMQNEFKVTPEKGNVDEVWKKEKVFKCFGCNKVFKCKAHLIRHARIHTGDKPICCDFCGETFTRSSTFIIHMRKHAGGKPFILLRNVAGGSPVEVAVPGMLNTAQNDGDNTSLRNCMDRS, translated from the exons ATGTCTGGGTCGCAGCACCTCAGACTGCTGCTCAACGAGCGACTAGCAGCGGCTGCAGAGGAGATCTGGGGACTCGTTGAGAGGTCGATATCAGAGTCGATATCAGAGTCGATATCAGAGTATCAGGATGAAGCTGTCCGCTCCAAGAGAGAAGTCCTCCAGCTGAGACAGCAGATCGAGCAGCTGACCGTCTTAAAGCCTGAAGTCATCTTATTCAGAGCAG ACTCCCAGCCGGTCTCTGAGGAACTGCCTCCTTCATTGCAGCAATATGACATTAAGGTGGAAGAGATTCCCGTTCTGGAGATCCAAGTGCACCCGCAG GTCAAAGAGGAGCCGATCCAAGTGCACCCGCAGGTCAAAGAGGAGCCGGTGGATCGGTTAATCGTTACAGTTATGGAGACTGAAACGTCCAACGACGCTGACGCAAAGACAGAAATCAACCATCTGAAACAGCAGATCGATCAGCTGGCCGTTTTCGCTGCAGTAACACCATTCAGAGCAG aCACCCAGTTGGTCTCTGCGGAGACTTTGCCTTCACAGCAGCCAGACCAGCTCCCCAATGTGGAGGACAACAAGACCCATGATTGTCAGCAGGTCAAAGTGGAGCAGGTGGATCGTTGTATCGGTCCAGACATGGAGGCTGATACTTCCAACCATGCTAAAGTCAGACATCCTAAATCAGAACCAGCCACTAACTGGGAGCTGCTCCCATCTTCCACTGCTGAAACTGTGAGCGTAAACGAAAGCGTCGACGACAAATGGAATGAAAGTGATGGTTCATCGTCACCTCGTCGGAGTCATAGCGTTGAAGTGGAGCAGCCACAGAGGGAAGAAGTGTCTTGCCGCTTTTGTGGTAAAAGCTTTGATAATGAATCTTCTCTTGTAAAGCATGTAGGCAAGAGCCACAAAGGGCACAAAGCCTTGAAATGCCTGGAGTGTCACAAGGAGTTTGACAAAAGGTACCAGGTGGTTCAGCATACAAGAATTCACACCGGTGAAAAACCCTTCAGCTGTGATAACTGTGGCAAAACATTCAGTCAGAACTCTAATCGTCTTGCTCACATGAGAAAGTATGCTGTAGGTACACCATCTTTTTGTGGGAAAAGTTTTGCCACAATCAATGATTTAAGATCTTTCAAAGTGCAGAATGAATGTGAAATCACACCGGAACAAGGGAACATAGATGAGGATGACAAAGAGGAGAAGGCCTTTAAATGCTTTGAACGCAGCAAAGAATTTAAACATAACCATCAGTTCGTTGAGCATGTGAGAGTTCACACCGGTGAAAAACCCTTCAGTTGTGATTTCTGTGGCAAAACATTCACTCGGAACTTTAATCGTATTGCTCACATGAGAATGCATACCGGAGAGAAACCatatttttgtaataaatgTGGGAAAAGTTATACCAGAAGAGGGCATTTTAAAACGTGCAAAATGCAGAATGAGTTCAAAGTCACTCCGGAAAAAGGGAATGTAGATGAGGTTTGGAAAAAGGAGAAGGTCTTTAAATGCTTTGGATGCAACAAGGTGTTTAAATGTAAGGCACATCTCATTCGACATGCAAGAATTCACACCGGTGACAAACCCATCTGTTGTGATTTCTGTGGCGAAACATTCACTCGGAGCTCAACGTTTATTATTCACATGAGGAAGCACGCTGGAGGGAAACCGTTTATACTTTTAAGAAATGTGGCAGGGGGTTCACCAGTGGAGGTAGCTGTGCCAGGCATGCTTAACACTGCCCAGAATGATGGAGACAACACATCATTGAGAAACTGCATGGACAGGAgttag
- the LOC119495382 gene encoding zinc finger protein 271-like isoform X2 — protein sequence MSGSQHLRLLLNERLAAAAEEIWGLVERSISESISESISEYQDEAVRSKREVLQLRQQIEQLTVLKPEVILFRADSQPVSEELPPSLQQYDIKVEEIPVLEIQVHPQVKEEPVDRLIVTVMETETSNDADAKTEINHLKQQIDQLAVFAAVTPFRADTQLVSAETLPSQQPDQLPNVEDNKTHDCQQVKVEQVDRCIGPDMEADTSNHAKVRHPKSEPATNWELLPSSTAETVSVNESVDDKWNESDGSSSPRRSHSVEVEQPQREEVSCRFCGKSFDNESSLVKHVGKSHKGHKALKCLECHKEFDKRYQVVQHTRIHTGEKPFSCDNCGKTFSQNSNRLAHMRKYAVGTPSFCGKSFATINDLRSFKVQNECEITPEQGNIDEDDKEEKAFKCFERSKEFKHNHQFVEHVRVHTGEKPFSCDFCGKTFTRNFNRIAHMRMHTGEKPYFCNKCGKSYTRRGHFKTCKMQNEFKVTPEKGNVDEVWKKEKVFKCFGCNKVFKCKAHLIRHARIHTGDKPICCDFCGETFTRSSTFIIHMRKHAGGKPFILLRNVAGGSPVEVAVPGMLNTAQNDGDNTSLRNCMDRS from the exons ATGTCTGGGTCGCAGCACCTCAGACTGCTGCTCAACGAGCGACTAGCAGCGGCTGCAGAGGAGATCTGGGGACTCGTTGAGAGGTCGATATCAGAGTCGATATCAGAGTCGATATCAGAGTATCAGGATGAAGCTGTCCGCTCCAAGAGAGAAGTCCTCCAGCTGAGACAGCAGATCGAGCAGCTGACCGTCTTAAAGCCTGAAGTCATCTTATTCAGAGCAG ACTCCCAGCCGGTCTCTGAGGAACTGCCTCCTTCATTGCAGCAATATGACATTAAGGTGGAAGAGATTCCCGTTCTGGAGATCCAAGTGCACCCGCAG GTCAAAGAGGAGCCGGTGGATCGGTTAATCGTTACAGTTATGGAGACTGAAACGTCCAACGACGCTGACGCAAAGACAGAAATCAACCATCTGAAACAGCAGATCGATCAGCTGGCCGTTTTCGCTGCAGTAACACCATTCAGAGCAG aCACCCAGTTGGTCTCTGCGGAGACTTTGCCTTCACAGCAGCCAGACCAGCTCCCCAATGTGGAGGACAACAAGACCCATGATTGTCAGCAGGTCAAAGTGGAGCAGGTGGATCGTTGTATCGGTCCAGACATGGAGGCTGATACTTCCAACCATGCTAAAGTCAGACATCCTAAATCAGAACCAGCCACTAACTGGGAGCTGCTCCCATCTTCCACTGCTGAAACTGTGAGCGTAAACGAAAGCGTCGACGACAAATGGAATGAAAGTGATGGTTCATCGTCACCTCGTCGGAGTCATAGCGTTGAAGTGGAGCAGCCACAGAGGGAAGAAGTGTCTTGCCGCTTTTGTGGTAAAAGCTTTGATAATGAATCTTCTCTTGTAAAGCATGTAGGCAAGAGCCACAAAGGGCACAAAGCCTTGAAATGCCTGGAGTGTCACAAGGAGTTTGACAAAAGGTACCAGGTGGTTCAGCATACAAGAATTCACACCGGTGAAAAACCCTTCAGCTGTGATAACTGTGGCAAAACATTCAGTCAGAACTCTAATCGTCTTGCTCACATGAGAAAGTATGCTGTAGGTACACCATCTTTTTGTGGGAAAAGTTTTGCCACAATCAATGATTTAAGATCTTTCAAAGTGCAGAATGAATGTGAAATCACACCGGAACAAGGGAACATAGATGAGGATGACAAAGAGGAGAAGGCCTTTAAATGCTTTGAACGCAGCAAAGAATTTAAACATAACCATCAGTTCGTTGAGCATGTGAGAGTTCACACCGGTGAAAAACCCTTCAGTTGTGATTTCTGTGGCAAAACATTCACTCGGAACTTTAATCGTATTGCTCACATGAGAATGCATACCGGAGAGAAACCatatttttgtaataaatgTGGGAAAAGTTATACCAGAAGAGGGCATTTTAAAACGTGCAAAATGCAGAATGAGTTCAAAGTCACTCCGGAAAAAGGGAATGTAGATGAGGTTTGGAAAAAGGAGAAGGTCTTTAAATGCTTTGGATGCAACAAGGTGTTTAAATGTAAGGCACATCTCATTCGACATGCAAGAATTCACACCGGTGACAAACCCATCTGTTGTGATTTCTGTGGCGAAACATTCACTCGGAGCTCAACGTTTATTATTCACATGAGGAAGCACGCTGGAGGGAAACCGTTTATACTTTTAAGAAATGTGGCAGGGGGTTCACCAGTGGAGGTAGCTGTGCCAGGCATGCTTAACACTGCCCAGAATGATGGAGACAACACATCATTGAGAAACTGCATGGACAGGAgttag
- the LOC119495384 gene encoding uncharacterized protein LOC119495384: MSSCCVFGCPNRRSLDSSFKFYRIPAVRKRRERWLNAIQRTDWTEAIINNARVCNAHFISGEASMNEDSPDYAPSVFPCGENMERLERKRKRKKPTVEQEDPCQGLPVDDDPMTAEEPVEEAEIVVPLVDYHSLIQKYDQLSGEYGNLRNDFYKLKEENARLKEELRKSNFSFSTVKNNAAHFLFLTGLTSVIFTWLVTKIKESVQKQTESLMLEDHLLVVLMKLRLGLSNGDIAYRFNVSECTISNVLRSWLPVMANILKSIIKWPRRGAVLKNMPKSFRRHFKRCRCIIDCTEIFIERPTDLNTRAQSWSKYKHNNTVKYLVGITPAGAVSFLSPGCGGSVSDKQITLESGFLHLLEPKDEILAERGFLIRDELAACGATLRVPSFTKGKSPLPACGVDSSRRLSRARVHVEKVISRWKSFKILHSVIPVSQVSLLDDMVIVCGALTNLCESVVPRKERVGSV; encoded by the exons ATGTCCTCTTGCTGTGTCTTTGGCTGTCCTAACAGAAGGAGTCTTGACTCCAGCTTTAAGTTTTATCGCATCCCAGCTGttagaaagagaagagaacGATGGCTGAACGCGATACAACGCACAGACTGGACTGAAGCGATCATCAACAACGCTCGAGTCTGTAACGCTCACTTCATATCAG GAGAGGCCTCTATGAATGAAGACAGCCCAGACTACGCCCCCTCTGTGTTTCCTTGTGGAGAAAATATGGAGAG GctggaaagaaaaaggaaaaggaaaaagccgACAGTGGAGCAGGAGGATCCTTGCCAAG GTCTTCCAGTTGATGATGATCCAATGACAGCAGAGGAACCAGTGGAAGAAGCTGAGATTGTGGTCCCACTAGTAGACTACCACAGTCTCATTCAAAAGTACGACCAGCTCAGCGGTGAATACGGCAACTTGAGAAACGACTTTTACAAACTCAAAGAAGAGAACGCGAGATTGAAAGAGGAGCTTCGGAAATCAAACTTCTCGTTCTCCACGGTCAAAAACAACGCCGCTCACTTTCTGTTTCTCACCGGGCTAACTTCAGTCATCTTCACTTGGTTagtgacaaaaataaaggaGAGCGTGCAGAAGCAAACTGAAAGTCTCATGCTGGAAGATCACTTATTAGTGGTCCTTATGAAACTGAGATTGGGGCTCAGTAACGGAGATATAGCGTATAGGTTCAACGTTTCTGAATGCACAATATCAAACGTTCTAAGATCCTGGTTGCCTGTAATGGCAAACATATTGAAATCTATTATTAAGTGGCCACGTCGGGGCGCTGTCCTTAAAAATATGCCAAAAAGTTTCAGGCGGCATTTCAAGAGATGCAGATGTATAATAGATTGCACAGAGATTTTCATAGAGAGACCTACGGACTTGAATACTAGAGCTCAAAGCTGGTCCAAATACAAACATAACAACACAGTTAAGTACCTGGTGGGAATAACACCCGCAGGGGCAGTTTCATTTCTGTCTCCAGGCTGCGGTGGAAGCGTGTCAGACAAGCAAATAACACTTGAATCAGGCTTTTTGCACCTATTGGAGCCGAAAGATGAAATCTTAGCAGAAAGGGGATTTCTGATCAGGGATGAGCTCGCTGCATGCGGTGCCACCTTGCGTGTACCAAGTTTCACGAAAGGAAAGAGTCCGTTACCCGCGTGTGGAGTAGATTCATCAAGACGACTGTCTCGTGCGAGAGTACACGTAGAGAAAGTTATAAGCAGGTGGAAGAGTTTCAAAATTTTGCATTCTGTTATTCCAGTTTCCCAAGTTAGCCTTTTGGATGACATGGTGATTGTGTGTGGTGCTCTTACCAATCTCTGTGAATCTGTAGTGCCCAGAAAAGAAAGAGTAGGTAGTGTATGA
- the LOC119495382 gene encoding uncharacterized protein LOC119495382 isoform X3, giving the protein MSGSQHLRLLLNERLAAAAEEIWGLVERSISESISESISEYQDEAVRSKREVLQLRQQIEQLTVLKPEVILFRADSQPVSEELPPSLQQYDIKVEEIPVLEIQVHPQVKEEPIQVHPQVKEEPVDRLIVTVMETETSNDADAKTEINHLKQQIDQLAVFAAVTPFRAELTDGDIQELHLIAPDAAVLTSMESSDTDTASDSEPDDPPELPEPLTAMYDPTLRQHTPVNIREKCEEAYLNLKRNIHPDQCERLEAATTQQAKSRDWHAHRAGRITSTTFYNACKGDHLDKTTLMKIMHYRDNDLQDPAVVWGREKKEIARQCYAEEIDNKHENVTVSLCGFVIRPDEPHLGASPDGKVVCACCGEGVLEIKCPYKYRKGLQGVAVSEDFCLDQTFQLKKTHQYYHQVQLHMFVCDVQYCDFVVWTTQELVLNRIRRDEELLQKALPKAKLCYVACILPELLTRSQDPALKPPVLPPEFGKGIECVKCKHFFHYSCAQVKKRPQNWHCSQCRS; this is encoded by the exons ATGTCTGGGTCGCAGCACCTCAGACTGCTGCTCAACGAGCGACTAGCAGCGGCTGCAGAGGAGATCTGGGGACTCGTTGAGAGGTCGATATCAGAGTCGATATCAGAGTCGATATCAGAGTATCAGGATGAAGCTGTCCGCTCCAAGAGAGAAGTCCTCCAGCTGAGACAGCAGATCGAGCAGCTGACCGTCTTAAAGCCTGAAGTCATCTTATTCAGAGCAG ACTCCCAGCCGGTCTCTGAGGAACTGCCTCCTTCATTGCAGCAATATGACATTAAGGTGGAAGAGATTCCCGTTCTGGAGATCCAAGTGCACCCGCAG GTCAAAGAGGAGCCGATCCAAGTGCACCCGCAGGTCAAAGAGGAGCCGGTGGATCGGTTAATCGTTACAGTTATGGAGACTGAAACGTCCAACGACGCTGACGCAAAGACAGAAATCAACCATCTGAAACAGCAGATCGATCAGCTGGCCGTTTTCGCTGCAGTAACACCATTCAGAGCAG AGCTCACAGATGGAGACATCCAAGAGCTCCATTTGATTGCCCCGGACGCTGCCGTTCTTACCAGCATGGAAAGCAGCGACACTGACACAGCATCTGACTCTGAGCCAGACGATCCTCCAGAGTTGCCAGAGCCGCTCACTGCCATGTACGACCCCACACTCAGACAGCACACACCAGTAAACATCAGAGAGAAATGTGAGGAGGCCTATCTCAACCTGAAAAGGAACATCCACCCCGACCAGTGTGAGAGACTTGAAGCCGCCACAACACAGCAGGCAAAGTCCCGAGACTGGCACGCTCACAGGGCCGGCAGGATCACCAGCACGACATTTTATAATGCATGTAAAGGTGACCATCTGGACAAAACCACCCTGATGAAAATCATGCACTACCGTGACAACGACCTACAGGATCCAGCAGTTGTATGgggaagagagaagaaggaaaTTGCTCGACAGTGCTACGCCGAAGAGATCGACAACAAACATGAAAACGTAACGGTTAGCCTCTGTGGTTTTGTGATACGACCCGATGAGCCACACCTTGGCGCATCACCAGATGGGAAAGTGGTATGTGCCTGCTGTGGGGAAGGGGTTCTGGAAATCAAGTGTCCATATAAGTACAGGAAAGGCCTCCAGGGTGTCGCTGTCAGTGAGGATTTCTGCCTCGACCAAACATTTCAACTGAAGAAGACACACCAGTACTACCACCAGGTCCAACTCCACATGTTCGTCTGCGATGTCCAATACTGTGATTTCGTGGTGTGGACAACTCAGGAGCTTGTTTTAAATCGCATCCGAAGAGATGAAGAGCTCTTGCAGAAGGCTTTACCTAAAGCAAAGCTATGTTATGTAGCTTGTATTCTGCCAGAGCTTCTAACCCGAAGTCAAGACCCAGCCCTTAAACCACCAGTACTACCACCAGAGTTTGGAAAAGGGATTGAGTGTGTGAAGTGCAAACACTTCTTTCATTATAGTTGTGCACAAGTTAAGAAGAGGCCACAGAATTGGCACTGCAGTCAGTGTAGATCCtag